AGCGTATCACCCTGTATATGAAATTCCAGCCACGCCTCGCCGGGAAGCTTCATTTCGGCAAAGAGAAGCAATCGCCTCTCTTCTTTACTGGCATATATCACCCGCCAAAAGTCCAATGTATCACCCGGTTGAATCTGAGTACTGTTGGTTCTCCCCCGCCTCAGGCCGACACCTCCGAACAGTTTATCCATAAATCCCCTTAACTCCCATAACCAGTTGGCGTAATACCAACCGGTATCACCACCTATCCGCCATATATTATCGAGACAGGCATCAATATCAGTCACTTGCATTTGGCGGATATCTTTGAAACATCCATAAGTAGGAACCTTAATGTAATCGGAGATCTTAAAGTTCAGCCTCCCACTCACCATGGAGTCTTTCCAGCTGGAGAGAATTTCATTCTGGTCAATCTTCCTAAAAGCCAGCCTGACAGATTCTTTATAGGACAATGGCTTGATGCCGAGCAGCTGAATCAGTTCGTTATCTTTGGCAATGACTTCGACCTTCATGCTATCCACTAAGGAGGTCGCAAGTTTGTATGACGTAGAGGTGATAAAATACAGCCAGTAGGAAGAAATTCTCGGGGTCATCACCGGTACGGTCACGATATATCTTTTCAGGCCTCTTACGGAAGCAAATTCCAGCAACATTTCCTTGTAGGTGAGGATCTCATCTCCTCCAATATCATAACTATGACCGAAGGTTTTATCGTTATTAAGAATACCCACGAGAATCTTTATCACATCGGATATTCCGATGGGTTGGCATCTGGTTCTTAACCATTTCGGAGCAATCATGACCGGAAGCTTTTCAACCAAATCGCGGATGATCTCAAATGACGCACTCCCCGATCCGATAATGATGCCTGCCCGCACGGTAGTCAGTGAATAGTTGCCCCGGCTTAACTCGGTTTCGACATTCTTCCTTGAATTGAGGTGCCTGGATAACGTCTGCGAGTTTACAATCCCGCTCAGGTAGATTACCTGCCTTGCATTTGTCTGATTGAGCCTTTCCCTGAAATTAATAGCAGAGCGTTTCTCCATTTCATCAAAGTCCTTGGAGGACGACATCGAATGAACCAGATAATAAGCAAAATCGATATCATCGGG
Above is a genomic segment from Parabacteroides sp. FAFU027 containing:
- a CDS encoding SDR family oxidoreductase, with the protein product MKVLLTGATGYIGKRLLPVLVDQGYFVICCVRDKNKFHPEKSIQENIQVIEVDLNDKSTLGNIPDDIDFAYYLVHSMSSSKDFDEMEKRSAINFRERLNQTNARQVIYLSGIVNSQTLSRHLNSRKNVETELSRGNYSLTTVRAGIIIGSGSASFEIIRDLVEKLPVMIAPKWLRTRCQPIGISDVIKILVGILNNDKTFGHSYDIGGDEILTYKEMLLEFASVRGLKRYIVTVPVMTPRISSYWLYFITSTSYKLATSLVDSMKVEVIAKDNELIQLLGIKPLSYKESVRLAFRKIDQNEILSSWKDSMVSGRLNFKISDYIKVPTYGCFKDIRQMQVTDIDACLDNIWRIGGDTGWYYANWLWELRGFMDKLFGGVGLRRGRTNSTQIQPGDTLDFWRVIYASKEERRLLLFAEMKLPGEAWLEFHIQGDTLIQTATFRPKGLSGRMYWYAVLPLHGILFKGLIRKLTRHSS